CGGACCTGACCCTGGTGTTCGACATCCCGGTCGAGGTCGGCCTGGACCGGGCCTTCGGACGCGGTCTGTTCGAAACCCGTTTCGAATCCAAGGGTCTGGCCTTCCATCAGAAGCTGCGCGACGGCTTCCTTGATGTTGCGCGGCGCCACCCCGAGCGCTGCGTGGTCATCGACGCGACCGGCGAGGTCGAGGAGGTCTCGGCGCGGCTGTGGGCCGTGGTGGAGGAGCGGCTGCTTTGAGCGAGCATCCGCGCGACCGTTTCGACCTGATCGCTGACATCCAGGCCGAGGAAGCCTTTCTGGACGCCCTGAACCGCGGGCGGCTGCACCATGCCTGGCTGCTGTGCGGGGTCGAGGGTTCGGGCAAGGCCAGCTTCGCCTATCGCGCTGCGCGTCGCCTGCTGGGCGCCGCGCCGGACCCGTCGCGTGGCCCGCTGGGCGCCGCGCCGCACGACCCGGTCAGCCGATTGGTCTCGGCCCAGGCCCACCCGGACCTGCTGGTGCTTGAGCGCGCGGTCGAAGGCGGCAAGCTGAAGCGGGCCATTTCGGTCGACCAGGCGCGCGGCCTTCCGGAGTTCTTCGCCAAGAGCCCCTCGCAAGCCCCGCACCGCGTCGCCATCATTGATGCGGCGGATGACCTGAATATCAATGCCGCCAACGCCTTGCTGAAGATTCTTGAGGAGCCGCCTGAAAGCGGCGTCCTCTTCCTGGTCACCCATGCGCCGGGCCGTCTGTTGGCCACGATCCGCTCGCGATGCCGCCGCCTGACCTTCCCGGTGTGGTCGGAAGACCGGCTGGCCGAGTTGGTCCGCCAACGCGCCGGCGCATCCGACCATGAAGCCGCCGAGGCCGCGCGCATGGCCGGCGGTTCGCCCGGCGCGGCGCTGGAACTGGCCTCCGGCGCCATGTCCGAGGTCGATCGCATGGCCCGCGCCTGGGTCGATGGCCCCGACGTCGACCGCGCCGAACAACTGGCCGTCGCCGACGGCTTTCGCGGGGCCGAAGGCCAGGCGCGCTTCGAGGCCCTGATGGATCGGCTGATCGCGGCGGTGAAGCGTCGCGCCGTCGAATCCGGCGGCCGCGAGGGCGCGCGCTGGGCCGAGTTGTGGGGACGGCTGTCCGAGCTGC
The nucleotide sequence above comes from Brevundimonas naejangsanensis. Encoded proteins:
- a CDS encoding DNA polymerase III subunit delta', producing the protein MSEHPRDRFDLIADIQAEEAFLDALNRGRLHHAWLLCGVEGSGKASFAYRAARRLLGAAPDPSRGPLGAAPHDPVSRLVSAQAHPDLLVLERAVEGGKLKRAISVDQARGLPEFFAKSPSQAPHRVAIIDAADDLNINAANALLKILEEPPESGVLFLVTHAPGRLLATIRSRCRRLTFPVWSEDRLAELVRQRAGASDHEAAEAARMAGGSPGAALELASGAMSEVDRMARAWVDGPDVDRAEQLAVADGFRGAEGQARFEALMDRLIAAVKRRAVESGGREGARWAELWGRLSELPDRAVGLNLDKGDVLAGALADIARTKAAA